Part of the Arthrobacter sp. MMS18-M83 genome is shown below.
CAAATACTCGTCAACCGGGGTCGGAACGCAAACAACCACGGCCGCCGCGCGGGCAAGCAATGATAAATCGCTGCTCAACATGAACGTCGGGTCCAAGAGTGCGTTGCTGAGCCGCTCCTTGTCGGAATCCAGAAGATCTGCCCGCTGCTCGCGGATTACGGCCAGCCGTGCATCGGACACATCCAGGCCCAGGACTCTGCGGCCGGAGGCGTTGATGGCCAAAGCCGTGGGCAGGCCCACGTAGCCCATGCCCACGATCGCCACGTCGAAAGTGAATGCCTGGTCCTGCGTGGTTGTGGCCTGGGTTACGCCTCCCTCCGGCCATGCCGGTGCCGGCGCGTGCACGGACTGAGAGTTCCCGTTGAGCGCTGTCTTGAGGGTCTTAACCTTCGTGTTCGGTGCCATGGTCAGTCGACCTCCAGGTGCCTGATGTCTCCAGTGTGAATAAAAGCCGGCGACGAAACGGGATGTGCCCTGGTCTCAGAGGGCACGTGACCACCCGCCGCCGGCTCGCTTGTGGGGGTACCCGCCGAATGCGGGATACCGATCGCATCGGAGCTAATTTCTCGCCGGATTACCGGGTGGTCTTCCTGTAGCAAAGAATTCTTCCTGCGTTTCATCTCGAGACCCACTTGTCCCCAATTGCGTGGCGGTTGCCATCAAGAAAGAGCGTATTAACTAACCCCTAGGGCGGGCGCGAGTGGGCTCTACCCGTCTTTGGACGCGCTGTGACGCCCGAATCCGCAGACTACCCGTCCAGGCATTCTTAACCACTCGATTCGGTACTCGCTTTGGTCCCGGCACCCTTGTTATCCAGGCGCGGACGACGGCGGAGGGAGACTGCGCGGCAAACGTCCTCCGGGCCAATGGGCACCGGAGTTTACCGCTAGCCCAGGTTCTCCGTACCGTCGGCACCGTTCATCAGGTCTTCACGGTGGCTAATGCCCAGCTTGGCAAACATCCGGTAGAGGTGGCCTTCAACGGTGCGCAATGACAGGCCCAAGCTGACCGCAATGTCCTTATTGCTTGATCCCGACCGCACAAGCGTTGCGATTTCCTGCTCTCGCCGGGTGAGCTTCTGGAGGTCGGGGGAGCTCCCCTCGTTCGCCGGACCTGCCTTGTCGAGTGCAGCGGTGCGGCGCTTGAGAAGTCGCTGTCCCTCAAGCTGGCGCGCTTTGTCCCCCCTGCTTTCCAGTATCCGAAGGGCGTGAACCGCACAATCAGCTGCGGCGAGTTCCAGCCCCTCCCTGGACGCCGATTCGCTAAGCTCAATGAGTCGATCCGCGTCCTTGTGCGTGAGGGCCAGCCCGACGCTCAGGGCAAACTCCGCGGTGCGGCCTTCACTGCCCTCGGCTACCGCGGTCAGCCTGCGCGAGACGCTCGGGTCTCCCAATCTCAGGACCAACATCAGGATGTCAATCTCAGCGCCTATTGCGCCGTCCGCGGCGGCCGAATCCGCAAGGGACATGAGCCGCGCGATCGCCACTTGCGAGCCGGTCTGTTCGGCTCTCGCCACTGCCGCATGGCCCTGGGCCAGCAGCGAGGGATGCACACCGTCCCGGATCATTGCGTCGTACTCGCTAGAGTACGACGCAGCGGTGTCGCGGCGTTTCAGGACCGACGCCGCGTACGCGGCGGCAGCAACGGCGTCGGGCAGGTCACTACCCATGTCAGAGACCCGCAGCATGCTGACCGCTTGACGAAGCCTTGGCAGCGCAACCCCCAGGTCTCCCCTGCGCAAGTCCACTAGTCCGGCTGCCAGGTGGAGCATCCCGCCCGAATAGATCAGCGAGTTCGGACCTTGGGAAACATGATTCCTGAGGAATGCGTCGAGAACGTCAAATTCACCCGCCTGTTGTAGGGCCAAGATGTAGCAGCGCATGACAAAGCCCGCGTATTGGAGGCTCCAATCGCCGTTCGTGGCGACCATCTCCTGGATGCTCATCAGAATCTGGAGGGCAGAGACCGGCCGGCCCGTGACCGCCATGGCCTCCGCGAGGAGTGCGCCCGCCACCAGGCGGGACTCGTCGTCGTCGGTTTCGTTCCAAATCTGGCGGAGCTCACGTTCCGTCTCGACATAGTGGCCTTCCGCTTGGAGGCCTTGCAGCGAAAGAAGCCTGCTTCCCAGCTTTCCGCGTTCTAGTTCCGCGGGGTCAATGCCCTGCGGAGCCTCAGCGAGCCTGGCGAGGGCCGCCTCCCATTCGTAGGCTGCCTGCTTGATGGCGTTCGGCCCGACGCCTTGGCGTCCGGCAAGTTGGGCCGCTAACATCGATGCGTGCCGGAGCGTCCGCGGATCACTTGTCCGGTCCACTACCCCGGCAAGAGACGACACCGATCCCCGAATATCACCGCGGTACCATTTTGCCCGTGCCACCTCTACTTGGGCGGCGAGTCGCAGGGACGGATCCTTGATCGCGCTGGCCACCCGTTCCACGTAACTAGGGATGAACAGCCGATTTGCCAGTTGCGTCGCTTCCAGGATGTCTGCATCCGGGACCTTGGTGCCCGATTCCAACCCCCATGAAACGTAGCGCAGCAGGCCGTCCATGGTCTGCGGTTTGGCACCCATCAGGTCCACGATGCGCCGTCGGATGGTCATGCTGTGGGCAGTGGGGACCAGCTGGCGGATCACTTCGCCGACCAGCGGCTGGGCCAACCGGACATGCCGTGCGGGGTCGGACGCGATCTCTATGAAATGCAGTTCCTGCAGTTCATCCACGGCGTTGGAGTAGCTTGCCTGTTGCACCACGTTCAGCGGAACGGGCTCTGCCAACGCGACGGTCTCCAGGGTCTCACGCAGTTCGGGTCCCAGGAGGAGGATCTGGTTTCTCACCAGGTCCATCAAACGCACGCTTGTTCCCCGAAGCTCACCTGAAAGCATCCAGGCGTCGTTGCGGCAGACCAACTGGCCAAGTGACTTGGCGTGGTCAATGAGTTCCAGCAAGAACATCGGGTTTCCGCCGGAGTACTTGCAGAGGAGGGCGCTGGCGCCTTGGACGACGGGCCCGTCCAAGGCCTGGGCGCAAAGTTGGTTTACTTCCTGCTCGTTGAGGGGATGCAAGTCGAAGCGGTCCACGAGTCCTTCGGACCACATCGAGAAAACTTCTGCTGGGGGGCAGGATACGGACGGCACAAGAACACGACTTTGGCCGCTTCCGCCGCCGCCAGCTGTGCCAGGACAGCCACGCTGCTGTCGTCGATGTGGTGTGCGTCCTCAACGATCAGGACGGCCGGTGCCGGGTGCGGCTGCCCTGCCGGGTTCAATGCCGCGACGACAGCCCTGAGGACGGACAACGGCTCGTTGATCTGGCCCGGGGTCAGGGCGGTCAGCAATGGCGCCAAGGCCGCAAAGGGTACCGATGACAGAGTCGGGCCGGCAAATACCCTGAAGGGGCGGACTCGGTGGCCCAGTTCATGGACCACTTCGTTAATCAGTGCAGTCTTGCCGATGCCTGCATCGCCGAAAAGCAGCACACCCGGACCGTTGACATCCAAAAGGCAATCGACGACGGCGGCCATGACGCTGAATCGTCCAACCAACGGTTCGGTGGAAACCACCTCAGTCATTGCGCACCACCTTCAACGCTCCCAAGGGCAAAGCTCAGTTCCGAGCGTTCTACGATCTTCAGCTTGCCGAAGATCTGGTAGAGGTGCCCCTCTACCGTCCGCACTGAAACGTGGAGCTTCGCGGCGATACCCTTGTTGCTTTCCCGCTTCGCCGCCAGCTTTGCAATCTCCAACTCGCGCGCAGTCAGCTTCAGTCCCTCTTGGTGGCCACTCTGCGGGGTGCGCAGATGCTGCCTGCAGGTCTCCGCGAGCTGCCGTGCCTTCCGAAGTGCCGTCTTGTCCAATGGGACGTGTTCCAGATGCAACACGGTCTCGGCGATGTCGAAGGCGAACCTCTCGTTCTGCATGTCTTCGGCCAACCGTGCTGCATCGAGAAGAAGCTCGGCACTGCCCGACATCATCGCTTTCGCGTACACGGCACACAGGTCCGCGAATCGTCCTTGGCAACGGAGTGCCGAGTCCAGCAGCCTGGGAGCGGCCGCCACAGCACCCAGACGAACCGCTGAGCTGAGGCAAAATATCTCGTGACCGGGCGCACCCTCGTTCCGGTCGGCGTCGGCCAGTCGGAGAAGTTCCTCAATGGCGGTTTCGGGGCCTTCGAGGCGCTCCCGGGCCAACGCCTCGAGGTACTTTTGCATCCGTTCCTTCCGCCACGTCGGCCTGCGCTGCTGGGTGGACGCTTCCTTCAGGTAGCGCAAGGCTTGGTCGGGCTCACCCTGTAACGCCGACGCGTAGGCAGCCGCAGTGCAGGCGATATCCAGCATGCCTTCGTTGTCCTGGACACGCAGCTGGCTTATCACCGGAATGAGCGCTTCCATGCCGTCTTGGGCCCGGCCCTGGAGGCAAAGGAAGATCGCTTTGGGAAGGTCAATGGCCGTGGGGAGTGCCTCGGCCGACGAGACCAAGACGTCGTCGTCCGGCTGGACCATTTCCCCTGCTTTGTCCCACCTTCCGGCAAGCACGAAGGCGAACCTGAGGCGCGATGTCGCGCGCCGGGCCGCCGCGACGGAAACAGCAGGATCATGACAGTCGGCCATCAGCAGCTCGGCCATGTCCGCCGCCTCGGATTGCCGACCCGTCAAGGCCCAGGCCTCGCACAGCCAGCTTCCGGCGAGTAGACGGAACTCCGTGCCGTGGGACTCAAAGTCTTGAAGCACCTCTTCCAGGTTTACCGCCATCTCGGCGTAGGAACCCGAATAGCTGGCTGCCTGCGATTCGGCCAGGACAAGTTCCTCCCGAAGTTCGGCGATATCCTGCCCTCCGCCGGCGGTCGCAGCTTCGTCGTCCAGGCGCCGTCGGACGTGTTCCAAGGTTTCGCAGGCCTGGGCAGTGGTTTCGCTTCGGGCCAGAAGGACCGAGCTCTCGGCGAGTTTGAACCGCACCCATTCAGGCAAGGTGGCCTCATCCCCGGGTCCTTCCCGGTGTTGCTTCAAGACGTTCCGGGCACCGGTCACGTCGCCCAGTGTCATCAATGCGTGGGCTTCCTCGGCTACAGCCGCAGGCATCAGGGAGTGGTTTGGAATGGACCGGACCAAGCGCAAGGCCAGCCTCGCGTCAAGTTGCCGATTGGCCACGTTCGCAGCGTCAAGAGCTTCATTCGTACCGAGTTCGGCTCCGCAGTCCAATGCCCAAGAAGCCATGTGCAGCAACATCAGGCGCTGGCCAAGGGACGGATTCGTCGCTTGGGCCAACATGTCCCGCAGTTCGTTGCTGCGGCCGGGAGGAACGTTCGCCCGGACCACGTCGCCCACGAGTTGGCTTTGCAGCCTGGCCATCCTGGGCAGCGAATCGTCCACCAGAAGGACGCCCCTTTTCTCAAGGGAATCCACATCGTCCGGTGACGCGAGCGCCAGCAGGGATTCCAGGGGGACGGCCTTTGCCAATGACAGGATCTCCAGGACTTTGCGCTCGCCGCTGCCCATCCGGCCAAGCCGGGTGGTGATGAGATCCGTGATTGCCCGGCCGTGCAGTTCGCTCCGTGACGTCAGTACCCAGACGCCGTCGCGCTTCAGAAGCGCTCCCGATTCGGAGAGCTCTGCCGCGAGCATCTTGAGGTAGTGGGGGTTGCCTCCGCTGGCTGCCCAAATGGCGTGGGCACCCGACGGTGAGACCTTTGCTCCCAGCCCGGCCTCGAGCCAGACGTGTGATTCATGGAAAGTAAGTGGTTTGAGGTCTATCCGGTGCAGGAAGCCGTCGCCGCAGAGCCTCGTGATCTCGCCACAGAGCCGCTGCGGATCAGTGCAGGTCAGGACAAGCTGTGCAGCGCCGTTCCGCGCGAGTTGGGCCACCGTCATGGCCGCCAACTCATCCAGCTCGGCCGCATTTTCAATGACCAGGTACACCGGCTTTCCCTCGGCACGCTCACGGAGTAAGGCGGTGAGGGCTGACAACACCAGCACCGGATGGGCCAGGTACCCCGGGTCAAGATCGCTCAAGAGAATATTGAGGGCGCCGTACGGTGATCCCGCCAACGCGGCGCTGCCACGGATGACGACGACGAACGAATGCCCGCGAATTTCGTTGACCGCACGGGTGGTCAAGTAGCTCTTGCCGCTCCCGGACGGCCCCGTAACGAGTACGCCACCCTTGGATGCCGCGAGCGCAAGTGCGATGTCGTCAACAGTGGCCCTGGGTCCAATCGGCGGCCACGCCATCGAGACCACCGACTTGCCTTCGCCGCCCTCCTGTGGGGATGGAGACGAAGATGCGTCGAATGCCTGGTACCGCGACCCGTTTCCGGACCGAGCGGCGTGGACCGTGGATGCACTGCCTGCTGTCAACATGAGCGAGACCCCCAGTGATCGAGTGGTGACACCCCCCAATTAACCAGCTAGGCGTCAGCCCTACACCAGTAGTGAGTACTCGACTTTCATACGGCCCGATACTCGTATGCGGGTATGAGTACCCCTGCCGCGGGTCGTGGCTACTCGGCGCCGGCAGTAGCGTTCCCATCGAATCGAGAGTGCGCTACTAATGCTTTGGGTCCGTCTTCCGGTTCAGCCGGCGTCGGGCGTGCCTCGCACGACGGCGACAGCCCCGGCAAGTTCGTCCCTTCCGGTGATCCCCAATTTCGAGTAGCACCGGTACAGATGTCCTTCGACAGTGCGGACCGAGATAAGCAACGTGTCCGCAATCTGCCGGTCGCTGAGGCCCTGGACCGCCAGATTGACAATGTCCCATTCCCTCTTGGTCAGTCTTGGTGACACGGATTCGTGCTGTGTTTCCTCGCGTTCCTGACCCAATTCTTCGTTGCAGCGCGCCAGCCCCGCGCGTGCAACCGCCGTGAGCTCTTTGGTGCGTCCGTCATCCGGGGCATCCAGCGCCAAGCTGTAAGACCTCGCGGCCAGGTGGTAGACAGCGGCCGATTGAAGCTTCTCCCCCGCGGACAAGTACCGGGCAGCACCCCCGAATTTGAGTGCCAGCCCGTACTCAGCGAGGGATTGGGCCCATGCGCCCTCAGTTGCGGCCGCAGTTTCGCAAAACCGGTCCAGCCTGTTGGTGTCCCCCAGGCCAAGCGCCAGCTCCAGGGCATGCAGTTCAAGGAAGGTGGCGCCTTTTTTCGCTGCATCGTCGGCGTTGACATACAACCCTTCGACGCCGGAGCCGTCACCTTTGAGGAGTTCAATCGCGGCTTCGAAAAAGTTGCTTGCTTGGGCATTGAGAAGATACATGCCGTGTTGCCCCCAGGACTTGTAGTCCGCCCTGAACCGTTCAGCTTCAGGCAACCCGGCGCCGGCTGCCGCATAGAATGCCATTGCGGCACACAGACCGAAAAGATTCTGCGGATCGCTGTCTCTCAGGGCTTCGAGGCCGGCAGTGAGCAGCGGCAAGGCATCGCCGGATTTTCCCTGCCTAATGGCAACATAGCCGAGCACTACGTAAGCTGCCCCGCCAAAGGAAGCCATGGCGACACCTGAGGATTCGTAGTAGCTGTCGAGGAGCTTTTGAGCGTCCGCCCAGTCCCCGGCAGCCAAAGCGCAAATGACGTGGCGGGCAGCGATGAACTCGGGGACGAAGAATATGTCGTTCTCCGGGGGCTGTTCCACGGCGGCAGCTTCCAACGCCAGCAGCTTCCCCTGGCGCCCGAAGCCGAGGGCGCAGAGCCGCTCTGACTTCAGGGACAACGCCAAAGCCTTGAATAGAACCGCCAAGGAGCCTTCTACGGATCGTTCCTGAAGGAGGACGCGCTCCAGGTCCGGGCCCATCCGCCGGTATTCACCGTCCAACGAACCAGCAACCATGTCCATGAGGGAAACAGCAAGTGGCACAGCGGCTTTCACGTCCGGTGTCTGCTGCCCCTGGAGGCCTGGCCGCTGCTCGCCCCTTTCACGGAGAGCATTGGTATCGGCCAGGATCAAGGAAGCGGGTTGCCCCACCGCGGCACGCGTGACGGCACGAAGCAGGCTGTCGAATATTAGGTGGGAGGGTCCGGCGTCGCCGTCCAGGGTTTCTTGGGTCAGGACTGCTGCGGCCTCGTCGCGGCGGCCAAGATTGAAGTACGATCTGGCCATGATTGCCTGAGCAACCGTTTGCCACTGCATATCCTGGACGGCGGTCGCCATGCGCAATGCCGTCTCGCTTTGAAGGAGCCTCCCGGCAAGGACCGCCGCTCTGATCAAGAGACGGTCGGGCACGTCTGCCCCGCAGTCAAGAGACCACGTAACCATCCGGAGGAGGGAGTCCGGGTTGTCTTCGAAAACGTCCATCCGGGAAACTAATTGTCGGTGCAGTTGCAGGCTCTGGGCAGCTGGGACGACGCTGCGCAGTACCTCTCCGTAGACGGGAGAGACAAGCCGGAGGGTTGGCAACCCATTGCCGGATGGCTTGATCAAATGCTGGTCCACTAACTCCTGCACCGCCGTTTCACCGGCGACAACGTTGATCAGCTTCTCGTCCACCGGCTCGGCCAGTGCGATCAAGCTCAGGGCATCCCTGCCTGCGGGCGAAATGCGCATCAGCTGAAGCTTAACCACAGCTTCCAGCTTGACGGTGTGGATGGGTGTTGCGGCTGTCTTGAGCCAAACACCGTGCCGCTGAACAAGCGAACCCGAGCTTTCGGCTTCCCGAACAAGGGTCTTCAACAACAGGGTGTTGCCTCCGGCCTCTGTCCAGAATCCATGGCTCGTGCTGCTCAGCACGATTCCCCCCAACAAGGCCTCGCACAGTGCGTGGCCTTGCTCAGCCGTCAGGGGCTCTAAGTCAAACCACTCAGCACTTCCCTCGTGCCACAGTCGCAAGAGAAGTCCCGGAACCCCCGGCCGGGGGACGCACGCGGCCACGATTTTGGCCCATCCTGCCTGAACAAGCTCAGTAAGCATCTCGCACGTGGCATCGTCCAAATAGTGCGCATCATCGACCAGGAGCAAAGCTGGACTAGTATCTTTGCGGATGCTCTCAAGGTGAGCCCAAAGGGCGCGCAGCACGGCGACGCGGGAGGAAATGTCGGCAACGGAGAGTTGTGCAAGATACGGGGCCAACACCCCATAAGGGACGGCAGTAAGTGAGGGACTTCCATGAATCGGGACTACCGCAAAGTCCTTGCCAAAGATACTCCCGAGCTGGGCTAGAAGCGCGGACGCTCCAAGGCCTGAATCGCCCACGATGAAGACAGCCGAACAGTCGTCCGCACGGATTGCGGCAGTAATTCCAGGGAGCAAATGCCCATAGTCCAGCCAAGGTTCAAGCGGCCTCGTGCCGCTTTCTCCGGCAAGACCATGCACCGCCGCGGCGTTGTCATGCCTGCGCGGTTCCTTCAAGCTCGCTCCTTGATGAGATGCCCATTTTCGTGAAGATTTGATAGAGGTGGCCTTCAACTGTTCGGACGGAAACCTGCAGTTGGTTGGCCACCTCCTTGTTACTCAACCCTTGACTGGCCATCTTTGCAACCTGCCGCTCCCTTTCCGTCAGTTCGGGTCCGAAAGTATGTGGTGTCAGGGGCAGTACCGGAACGGTGCCGACCAGGCGGTCCAACCGTTGCTGGGCGAGCCGGGCGGATGACGAATCGCCGGCTTCCCGGGCGATGTCCAATGCCAGGACGGCGCAACGCGACTCCACCGCATCCAACTTCAGCTCCTGGGCAACGGAGGCGGCAAGCAGCAAGGTCTTCGGGTCCTTCTTTCGGCTTCCTTCCGCCACCATCCGGTTCACCGCCGCCATTTTGCCTTGGCGGCGCGATGAAACCTGCTCCAAAAGCAAAAGCTCGTCGTCAGTACCGTGGACGGTGGCCCCGAAAAGGCTGATGGACGCCGTTGTGGTCCGTCCTTTCGCCAGGTCCCGGTTGGCCGACTCGATCAGGCTCTGCTTCGCTCCAGGATCCTTCAACCAACGCCGCGCCATCTTGACACAGAATTCGGCCATCCATGCGGGAAACCACGCCGTCTCCCCTTGCCCTTTTTCCGCCAATTCGAGAAACGTCCGGGATTCTTTCACATCGCCAGCCTGCGCATAGGCAAAGGCCAACGCAGAGTAAGCCAGTGCGGGTCCATAGTAGTTGCGTCTGATCTCCAACTGCGCCTGGGCTCCCAGAAGGGTGTCAATCGCCACTGCGGCCCGTCCGGCGTAGGTGTAGGAGACCCCCAAGGCAAGCTCGGCGGCGCCGCCGAGGTAGTGGATGTTCTTCGGCTGGTGGTCGAGTGTCGCTGTCAGCATCCTGGCCAACTCCTCCCATTGTCCGCTGCACAGCAGGGCGGCAAACAGGCCTTCGGACAACCAGTTGTGCAACCGGGGTTGCGCCTTTGCCCGCTGTATTTTGTGCTTGAGCTCGCGCGCCAGTTCGATTGCCTCCATTTCCCTGCCAAGTACTGCCCAGGCCATCGTCAGCAGGCTCCCGCAACTCAACCGTTGTTGGAGATCGCTGCCATCCCGGTATTCCTGTTCCAAGGCTTCAGCAACTTCCGAATACTCGCCCTGATGGACCTGAAGCTCAAAACGGGCGAGCTTAAGCATTCCACGTGCTCGCTCAAGTTCGGCGGCATCGGTAACGCCCTCTTGTGACCTACGGGCAAGGTCCTCCTCGGCATCAGCGACCAGGCCGGGAATTTGCACGTGCCCACCCGGAATCCACAACAGCGCGCTGCAGAGCTCCTGGACATAGTCCGCATAGTCATACGCCGAAAGGCGCCGAAGTTGCTCGGGCGTCACATCCTTCAAAGCGGCGATCGCAGCCTCATGCTCGGCCAGGATCACGTGGGAAACACAGCGTTGCTGGGCCGCGGCCACCCACTCCTTGTCTTCCCGCCCAATCTGCCGGGCACATTCCAAGGCGAACCAAGGATCGAATTGCCTGTTCGCGGCCGTCGCAGCGGCCAGGGCCACCGCGGGTTCCAACGTTTCGCGTACGTTCAGCGTGGAGGAGGCAAACCCCAGAAGGGCCTCGGCGTCCAGGTCCTCCGTAATGCCACCGATAACCCCAGCGGCTAGCCGGCGCAGTTCATTCCGTCGTGGCAGGTCCATCCATCCTCGAATGACCTCGCCCATGTACTCGTCGCGCAGCGCCACAAGGCGGGCGCCTGACGGTTCGATGCGAAGATAACCGGACCACTCCATCTCCGCAACCACTTCAGGTTCCAGGACGTCCAACAGCACGGCGAGTGGGGCCGTCCGGATAAGGGCAAGCAACTCCAGCGCTTCCTGGACCGCCGGGCTCTCCCGAGCAAGTCGGGAACGGACCAGATCGGTCAGGACTTCGGCGGAAGAAAGATGGATTTCGCCTTTCATCGCCCAAACTTGTCCGGCCAGATGCAGGTTGCCCGAGCGGAGCTGCTCGGTGACGATGGCTTGGAGCACCAAGGGATTTCCACCGCTGGCTGCATGCAGGGCGCTTGCGGCAGTCGCGGTCACTCGTTTCCCAAGGACGCCCGTGAGCAATTTGGCCACTTCCGCCCGGGAAAAAACCTGGAGCGGAACTTCGTGGAGCAGTCCGTCCTTCAGCAACCTGATCAGGTCTTCCGGCATGTCAGTGACTTGGCGGACAGTAACGAGGACTTTCGCCGTGCCACTAATTAACAAGTGCACTAGGGCAGCCGTGCTCATGGTGTCCATTGCGGGAAGTTCCGATAGGACCAACAGCACCTCACGCCCCGCGGCGTCCGAACTTATCATTTGCGATATGCCGTGGATGATCGCTCCGGGGGAATCTCCAGCATCAGCGGGCAATCGGGCGAGCAGATGTGCCAGCGACCCAAACGGAGTTGTGGTGTCCGCTGAACCGTGGAGGTGCACTACGTGTGCCTTTGGAGAGAGCCTCGCCTCTACGGAGCGGGCGAACGTCGCTTTGCCAACGCCTGGTGCTCCAACTACCACCACTCCATAAAAAGATGGCTCGCCGAGCGCTTCTATAACCGTGTTCTGAAGATCCTGCCGGACCAGTGACGACCATTTCCGACGTTCTGCAGCGCCAAGGGCTTGCCGCTCCGTTGGGTGCCGCCCTATTTCGGATTCCGGTGTTGCTCGCAATTTAGATCACGCTACCTTCGTAGCTCTGGCGGACGTGACGTTCAGCGGGTCGTTTGCTTTCGTATTTCCCTTCAGCCCCAGCAGTGATTTGCAAAGTATCATAGCGATCCCCGCGAATCAATTAGTCAACCGGCGAGCCATCAGGCTACTTGTTAAGCAATTGAATTGGGTACTTGGAATCAACCGCCAGGGTTCCCTGGCCGAGCGAAGCGAGGCAAGGGAGGCGGTGGGGACTAGGCCTTCACGGCGTGAAATCTCTGCTGGGCGGCAAGCAGACCCTCAGTCATCAATACTTCAACGGCGTCTGCCGCTTCATCCAGGAGGAATGGCAGCTCTTTCTTTTCCGAGGATCCAAAATCCCTGAGGACATAATCCGCCGTGTCCATCCGGCCAGGCGGCCTGCCGACGCCCACACGGACCCGCAAGTAGTCCTTGGTTGCCAAAGCCTTGGAGATATCCCGCAGGCCGTTGTGGCCGCCTTCTCCACCGCCGATCTTCAACTTGACGGTGTTGAAGGGAATATCAATTTCGTCGTGCACCGCAATCACGTGGTCCGGAGCGATATCAAAGAACTTGGCGAGGCCGGAAACCGGCCCCCCGGAAACGTTCATATAGCTCATTGGTTTCGCCAGCACCACCCTCGGCCCCCCTATCCCGAGCCTGCCCTCCACGACTTGCGCCCGGGACTTGTGGGTCTTGAAACTTCCGCCCATGCGCGAAGCAAGTTCGTCCAGGACCATCTGGCCGACGTTGTGGCGGTTGTGGCTGTATTCACTGCCGGGATTGCCAAGGCCGACAATCAGCCAAGTGTCTGTCATGGAGTCATCCTAGGGAATCAAGAGGGTGGACTGAAAAAGAAGTGGCCGGGACCCCTCAGGGACCCGGCCACTCGCAAAGGCGTATGCCGCAACTAGTCGGAACGACTACTAAACAGAAAGACTACTCAGCAGCAGGAGCTGCCTCTTCCTCGGCTTCCGAAGTGGCCTCCGAGATGTGGATGATGAGCGTCTCGGGATCGGTCAGCAGTTCCGAACCGCTCGGCAGGACGATGTCCGAGGCGTGGACGTGCTCGCCGGCCTTGCGGCCTTCGATGCTGATTTCGA
Proteins encoded:
- a CDS encoding LuxR family transcriptional regulator; this translates as MDRFDLHPLNEQEVNQLCAQALDGPVVQGASALLCKYSGGNPMFLLELIDHAKSLGQLVCRNDAWMLSGELRGTSVRLMDLVRNQILLLGPELRETLETVALAEPVPLNVVQQASYSNAVDELQELHFIEIASDPARHVRLAQPLVGEVIRQLVPTAHSMTIRRRIVDLMGAKPQTMDGLLRYVSWGLESGTKVPDADILEATQLANRLFIPSYVERVASAIKDPSLRLAAQVEVARAKWYRGDIRGSVSSLAGVVDRTSDPRTLRHASMLAAQLAGRQGVGPNAIKQAAYEWEAALARLAEAPQGIDPAELERGKLGSRLLSLQGLQAEGHYVETERELRQIWNETDDDESRLVAGALLAEAMAVTGRPVSALQILMSIQEMVATNGDWSLQYAGFVMRCYILALQQAGEFDVLDAFLRNHVSQGPNSLIYSGGMLHLAAGLVDLRRGDLGVALPRLRQAVSMLRVSDMGSDLPDAVAAAAYAASVLKRRDTAASYSSEYDAMIRDGVHPSLLAQGHAAVARAEQTGSQVAIARLMSLADSAAADGAIGAEIDILMLVLRLGDPSVSRRLTAVAEGSEGRTAEFALSVGLALTHKDADRLIELSESASREGLELAAADCAVHALRILESRGDKARQLEGQRLLKRRTAALDKAGPANEGSSPDLQKLTRREQEIATLVRSGSSNKDIAVSLGLSLRTVEGHLYRMFAKLGISHREDLMNGADGTENLG
- a CDS encoding AAA family ATPase, which produces MTEVVSTEPLVGRFSVMAAVVDCLLDVNGPGVLLFGDAGIGKTALINEVVHELGHRVRPFRVFAGPTLSSVPFAALAPLLTALTPGQINEPLSVLRAVVAALNPAGQPHPAPAVLIVEDAHHIDDSSVAVLAQLAAAEAAKVVFLCRPYPAPQQKFSRCGPKDSWTASTCIPSTSRK
- a CDS encoding helix-turn-helix transcriptional regulator; its protein translation is MLTAGSASTVHAARSGNGSRYQAFDASSSPSPQEGGEGKSVVSMAWPPIGPRATVDDIALALAASKGGVLVTGPSGSGKSYLTTRAVNEIRGHSFVVVIRGSAALAGSPYGALNILLSDLDPGYLAHPVLVLSALTALLRERAEGKPVYLVIENAAELDELAAMTVAQLARNGAAQLVLTCTDPQRLCGEITRLCGDGFLHRIDLKPLTFHESHVWLEAGLGAKVSPSGAHAIWAASGGNPHYLKMLAAELSESGALLKRDGVWVLTSRSELHGRAITDLITTRLGRMGSGERKVLEILSLAKAVPLESLLALASPDDVDSLEKRGVLLVDDSLPRMARLQSQLVGDVVRANVPPGRSNELRDMLAQATNPSLGQRLMLLHMASWALDCGAELGTNEALDAANVANRQLDARLALRLVRSIPNHSLMPAAVAEEAHALMTLGDVTGARNVLKQHREGPGDEATLPEWVRFKLAESSVLLARSETTAQACETLEHVRRRLDDEAATAGGGQDIAELREELVLAESQAASYSGSYAEMAVNLEEVLQDFESHGTEFRLLAGSWLCEAWALTGRQSEAADMAELLMADCHDPAVSVAAARRATSRLRFAFVLAGRWDKAGEMVQPDDDVLVSSAEALPTAIDLPKAIFLCLQGRAQDGMEALIPVISQLRVQDNEGMLDIACTAAAYASALQGEPDQALRYLKEASTQQRRPTWRKERMQKYLEALARERLEGPETAIEELLRLADADRNEGAPGHEIFCLSSAVRLGAVAAAPRLLDSALRCQGRFADLCAVYAKAMMSGSAELLLDAARLAEDMQNERFAFDIAETVLHLEHVPLDKTALRKARQLAETCRQHLRTPQSGHQEGLKLTARELEIAKLAAKRESNKGIAAKLHVSVRTVEGHLYQIFGKLKIVERSELSFALGSVEGGAQ
- a CDS encoding LuxR C-terminal-related transcriptional regulator, whose translation is MKEPRRHDNAAAVHGLAGESGTRPLEPWLDYGHLLPGITAAIRADDCSAVFIVGDSGLGASALLAQLGSIFGKDFAVVPIHGSPSLTAVPYGVLAPYLAQLSVADISSRVAVLRALWAHLESIRKDTSPALLLVDDAHYLDDATCEMLTELVQAGWAKIVAACVPRPGVPGLLLRLWHEGSAEWFDLEPLTAEQGHALCEALLGGIVLSSTSHGFWTEAGGNTLLLKTLVREAESSGSLVQRHGVWLKTAATPIHTVKLEAVVKLQLMRISPAGRDALSLIALAEPVDEKLINVVAGETAVQELVDQHLIKPSGNGLPTLRLVSPVYGEVLRSVVPAAQSLQLHRQLVSRMDVFEDNPDSLLRMVTWSLDCGADVPDRLLIRAAVLAGRLLQSETALRMATAVQDMQWQTVAQAIMARSYFNLGRRDEAAAVLTQETLDGDAGPSHLIFDSLLRAVTRAAVGQPASLILADTNALRERGEQRPGLQGQQTPDVKAAVPLAVSLMDMVAGSLDGEYRRMGPDLERVLLQERSVEGSLAVLFKALALSLKSERLCALGFGRQGKLLALEAAAVEQPPENDIFFVPEFIAARHVICALAAGDWADAQKLLDSYYESSGVAMASFGGAAYVVLGYVAIRQGKSGDALPLLTAGLEALRDSDPQNLFGLCAAMAFYAAAGAGLPEAERFRADYKSWGQHGMYLLNAQASNFFEAAIELLKGDGSGVEGLYVNADDAAKKGATFLELHALELALGLGDTNRLDRFCETAAATEGAWAQSLAEYGLALKFGGAARYLSAGEKLQSAAVYHLAARSYSLALDAPDDGRTKELTAVARAGLARCNEELGQEREETQHESVSPRLTKREWDIVNLAVQGLSDRQIADTLLISVRTVEGHLYRCYSKLGITGRDELAGAVAVVRGTPDAG